The nucleotide sequence ACGTGGTTGATGCGATTGATACAGTTTCTGCGAAGGTTGCCCTCATTGAGTATTGTTATAAGCGGGGTATCCCTATTATCAGTTCCATGGGAACGGGGAACCGGATCGATCCAACCCAGCTCTGTCTGGGGGATGTGTACGAAACCCGGGGCTGTCCTCTAGCCCGGCGGGTCCGGCAGGAACTGAAAAAACGGGGGATTTCTGCCCTTCCGGTGGTGTATTCGAAGGAAGAACCCCGCTGTAAAAGTCAGGCCCCTGCTGGTAAGGGCGGAGGCGGGGCTTCTGGGGGACGCCCCATTCCCGCAAGCATAGCCTTTGTGCCCTCTGTGGCGGGGCTTCTTATGGCTTCCCGGGTAGTTCAGGATCTTATCAAAACCGTAACAGAAGGGGAAAGCCATTTCCCTCCCGGTTAAGCATGGTTTCTCATCTTGTACAGATGGGGCATGGCAGCGGGTACTGAATGAAAACCCCTTACGTGCGGAGGCCCGGGGAATCCTCTATCGGGTGTCCCCTGTCACTCTAAAAAAGAAGCGCTACGAGTTTCAAAGGGAGAAAAGGAGGAACGCATCGAGAGCACCTGTTCAGGGAAGGGAATATCGTCATAGCGTCCCACGTTATTCCAGTAGGTAAGACCGGGATTTCCCGCATCCCGGGTGGCAAGAAGCTGGTATAACACATAGGTGGGGCTGTAATATTTTCTGTCATAGGCCACGTTAAGAAAAAAGGCCTGAGCATAGGGGCGAATGAGGGCCCGATTGCGGGTAATCCGCTGGGCCCGGAGGGTTCCCTGATAATAGATACGGTACGGACGAAGCTCCGCGGGTTCCTGGGCCATGAAGGTTTGTTCAAAATGGCTGGGATAGTACATAGGACACACGATATCCGCATAGCGGGAAAGCACCTCCAGTTCCTGGCCGGTTCGGGCCCCCGTTCGATACCAGCCATTGGCTCCATAAATATCGATTGAAATAGGGACGGAAAGGATGCTTCGCATGTGCCGAAGAAAGGACAGAATGGCGCTTTCCATGTCCATGCCCGCCTCTCTCCAGCGATAGGTGGCATCTTTTAAGTTGATTCCATCGGTGGGGAAACGGATATAATCAAATTGAATTTCATCGAAGCCCCGCGCCTCTAGTTCCTTCGCTATATCGCCGATATACTGCCATACCACTTCTGAGTAGGGGTCCACCCAGCTTTCATCGTAAAAAACCCGATGTGTTTCACTGTTTTCAGAGCCCTGAGCATCCTGCAGGGTCCTCTGAGTTTCATAGTACCCTCGCCAGGGGCTATTGGTGGTTTTATCCCACACCGCATACCGGCCCCCTTCTTTCCTGGCAAGCTCGGGGTCTTTGAATACCACGACGCGGGCCACCGTGTAAATTCCCTGTTGTTTCATGGTCGTAAGGAACGTATCGAGATTGATGGGATTAAAGACCCGTCCTTTAGCGGTAATGGTGGGATTTTGAGGCGAAAAACGGAGGCGACCATAATCATCTTTCATATCGATGACCACAAGGTTAATATGCCGCTCCGCCATGAGGGACAGGTATGGAGCAAGGCTTTTGGGGCTCAGGGCATGATTTACCGGCAGGTATATCCCTTCTTTACCCCGGGCCTGGGGAGCGGCGGTGTTCCGGACCGCCCCTGGCTGGTCAAGGAGGTACAGTTCGGAGAGAACGAGTTCGTTCCCTGAAGAGGAGGGGAACGGCTCCGTTTCGGAGGAAGCCGAAGGGGAAACTGGGCCCGATGGGGTTTCTGAAAATAGGACTATGCCGTTAAGATATCCCGGTACCGTTTCTTTCAGCGCCTGGAGCATACCCTGGAGCGATGGTTCCTGCCGAACCATGGAGGCCAGCCCTTGCCCGTCCGGAAGAGGAGAAGAAGGGGATACCTCCCTTGGTGGGCTTTCACGGGTGGTATTGCTCTGGGGACTTTTGTCAACCTTTGAGGGTATAAAGGAAAGGATCTTCCCTTCGCTGAGGGCAATAAGACGTTCTCCCCAGGGACGGAGGGAATCGAAGGTCATGAAGGGCCCTTCAGGGCCCTTCCAGAGAGCATCAAACCGTTTGTTTTGCCAGGAAAGGGCGTAGAGCCGGGGCTGAAAGGTCTGAATGGCATAGATTGAGGGCATTTCCCCGGTATTTAAATTTTTATTGGTGGCCCCCTGGCTTTGGTTCTGGCTTCCCTTTGGTGCGGGGAGGACGAGGATATCCGCCACCTCATCGGGGTTTGCGGTGCTTGGGTGGAGTTCCAGCCCCCCGTTCAGACTTTGCCAGGTTCGGTTGCGGCGATTATCCAGCGTAAGAAAGAAAACCCCATAGATGCTGTGGCTGGCGAATACGGTTAATTCCGGGAGGGATGCCACCGCTACGGCTTTGATCCCATTTGTCCTGGCGGGCGGCATACCGAGGGAAACCCA is from Treponema sp. J25 and encodes:
- a CDS encoding tRNA threonylcarbamoyladenosine dehydratase, whose protein sequence is MEEIFSRTERLLGKEALQVLARSRVVVVGLGGVGGYAAEALARCGVGSLILVDHDRIVPTNINRQIIALHSTLGKLKVEVMQDRIADINPPCTVTVYPVFVTPENCDALIPPDSSYVVDAIDTVSAKVALIEYCYKRGIPIISSMGTGNRIDPTQLCLGDVYETRGCPLARRVRQELKKRGISALPVVYSKEEPRCKSQAPAGKGGGGASGGRPIPASIAFVPSVAGLLMASRVVQDLIKTVTEGESHFPPG
- a CDS encoding putative glycoside hydrolase gives rise to the protein MAKARMLLFLLFYILLQGIILSSVQAQTSSSFRALAGTTQGLFFITRNQGEERMSPLWQEGEVKKILVQKGRYILLTDQGIWVSSNLQKWEPRNRGLPIKTLKIIQEGKKTFLQQVQDIKDLEIHPDEPDTWVCATREGVFITYTAGQEWVSLGMPPARTNGIKAVAVASLPELTVFASHSIYGVFFLTLDNRRNRTWQSLNGGLELHPSTANPDEVADILVLPAPKGSQNQSQGATNKNLNTGEMPSIYAIQTFQPRLYALSWQNKRFDALWKGPEGPFMTFDSLRPWGERLIALSEGKILSFIPSKVDKSPQSNTTRESPPREVSPSSPLPDGQGLASMVRQEPSLQGMLQALKETVPGYLNGIVLFSETPSGPVSPSASSETEPFPSSSGNELVLSELYLLDQPGAVRNTAAPQARGKEGIYLPVNHALSPKSLAPYLSLMAERHINLVVIDMKDDYGRLRFSPQNPTITAKGRVFNPINLDTFLTTMKQQGIYTVARVVVFKDPELARKEGGRYAVWDKTTNSPWRGYYETQRTLQDAQGSENSETHRVFYDESWVDPYSEVVWQYIGDIAKELEARGFDEIQFDYIRFPTDGINLKDATYRWREAGMDMESAILSFLRHMRSILSVPISIDIYGANGWYRTGARTGQELEVLSRYADIVCPMYYPSHFEQTFMAQEPAELRPYRIYYQGTLRAQRITRNRALIRPYAQAFFLNVAYDRKYYSPTYVLYQLLATRDAGNPGLTYWNNVGRYDDIPFPEQVLSMRSSFSPFETRSASFLE